In Pseudomonas putida, a genomic segment contains:
- a CDS encoding polynucleotide adenylyltransferase PcnB: protein MLKKLFQSFRPPVPGQHHRRTTPEVINKSQHSLQRHQFSRHAVNIVERLQSAGYQAYLVGGCVRDLMLGITPKDFDVATSATPEQVRAEFRNARIIGRRFKLVHVHFGREIIEVATFRAHHSDEDQGDSHRSSHNASGRILRDNVYGTLEEDAQRRDFTINALYYDPVSERILDYANGVHDVRNRLLRLIGDPTHRYQEDPVRILRAVRFAAKLDFGIEKHTVQPIRELAPLLREIPPARLFEESLKLFLSGQGAIAFEMLVDLQLFEPLFPASAQALDERPTYTHTLISQALNNTDLRVKQGKPVTPAFLFAALLWPALPGRVLHLQNQGVPPIPAMNGAAHDLIAEQCQRIAIPKRFTLPIREIWDMQERLPRRSGKRADQLLDNPRFRAGYDFLLLRESAGEETDDLGQWWTDYQDAHDSERREMIRELGSRDDGSSGAGPRKRKRSNSKRKRSDDEASE from the coding sequence ATGCTGAAGAAGCTGTTCCAGTCGTTCCGCCCGCCCGTACCGGGCCAGCACCACAGGCGCACCACGCCTGAAGTGATCAACAAGAGCCAGCACTCGCTGCAGCGCCATCAGTTCAGCCGCCACGCGGTGAACATCGTCGAGCGCCTGCAAAGCGCCGGTTACCAGGCTTACCTGGTCGGTGGCTGCGTCCGCGACCTGATGCTGGGCATCACCCCCAAGGACTTCGACGTCGCCACCAGCGCCACGCCCGAGCAGGTCCGTGCCGAGTTCCGCAACGCGCGCATCATTGGCCGTCGCTTCAAGCTGGTCCACGTGCATTTCGGCCGTGAGATCATCGAAGTCGCGACCTTCCGTGCGCACCACTCGGACGAAGACCAGGGTGACAGCCATCGCTCGTCGCACAACGCCAGCGGTCGCATCCTGCGCGATAACGTCTATGGCACCCTGGAAGAAGACGCGCAGCGCCGCGACTTCACCATCAACGCCCTGTACTACGACCCGGTCAGCGAACGCATCCTCGATTACGCCAACGGCGTGCACGATGTGCGCAACCGCTTGCTGCGCCTGATCGGCGACCCGACCCATCGTTACCAGGAAGACCCTGTGCGCATACTGCGCGCCGTGCGCTTCGCCGCCAAGCTCGACTTCGGCATCGAGAAGCACACCGTCCAGCCGATCCGCGAACTCGCGCCGCTGCTCAGGGAAATTCCGCCGGCCCGCCTGTTCGAGGAAAGCCTCAAGCTGTTCCTCTCCGGCCAGGGCGCGATCGCCTTCGAGATGCTGGTCGACCTGCAGTTGTTCGAGCCGCTGTTCCCGGCCAGCGCCCAGGCCCTCGACGAGCGCCCGACCTACACCCACACCTTGATCAGCCAGGCGTTGAACAACACCGACCTGCGGGTCAAGCAGGGCAAGCCAGTCACCCCGGCCTTCCTCTTCGCCGCCCTGCTCTGGCCAGCCCTGCCGGGCCGTGTGCTGCACCTGCAGAACCAAGGTGTGCCACCGATCCCGGCCATGAACGGCGCCGCCCACGACCTGATCGCCGAACAGTGCCAACGCATCGCCATCCCGAAGCGCTTCACCCTGCCGATCCGGGAAATCTGGGACATGCAGGAGCGCCTGCCACGGCGCAGCGGCAAGCGTGCCGACCAGTTGCTCGACAACCCGCGTTTCCGTGCCGGTTACGACTTCCTGTTGCTGCGTGAAAGCGCTGGCGAGGAAACCGACGACCTCGGCCAATGGTGGACCGACTACCAGGACGCCCACGACAGCGAGCGCCGCGAGATGATCCGCGAGCTGGGCAGCCGTGACGACGGCAGCAGTGGTGCCGGCCCCCGCAAACGCAAGCGCAGCAACAGCAAGCGCAAGCGCTCGGATGACGAGGCCAGCGAGTGA
- the folK gene encoding 2-amino-4-hydroxy-6-hydroxymethyldihydropteridine diphosphokinase, with product MTTRAYVGLGSNLDAPAEQLRSALRALDELDGCQLVASSALYTSDSLLPGQPRYTNAVAALDTALEPLALLDALQAIENDQGRVRAERWGPRTLDLDILLFGEQVLDLPRLQVPHYHMHARPFVLYPLAELVPSDFRLADGRALAQLLQACPFVGLERL from the coding sequence GTGACAACGCGTGCCTACGTAGGCCTGGGCAGCAACCTCGACGCTCCCGCCGAGCAGCTGCGCAGCGCATTGCGCGCGCTCGACGAGCTCGACGGCTGCCAGCTGGTGGCCAGCTCCGCGCTATATACCAGCGACTCGCTGCTACCCGGCCAGCCGCGCTACACCAATGCCGTGGCCGCGCTGGACACCGCCCTGGAGCCCTTGGCCCTGCTCGACGCCCTGCAGGCCATCGAGAATGATCAGGGCCGCGTGCGCGCCGAACGCTGGGGTCCGCGCACGCTCGATCTGGACATCCTGCTGTTCGGCGAACAGGTGCTCGACCTGCCGCGTCTGCAAGTGCCGCATTACCACATGCACGCCCGCCCCTTCGTGCTCTATCCCCTGGCCGAACTGGTACCCAGCGACTTCCGGCTGGCCGACGGCCGCGCCCTTGCCCAGTTGCTGCAAGCCTGTCCGTTCGTCGGCCTCGAGCGCCTATAG
- the pgi gene encoding glucose-6-phosphate isomerase: MAYYRTPHDVTALPAWQALQQHRDAMQGFSMREAFAADETRFDQFSLSSCGLFLDYSKNLITEQTRDLLVNLANEVDLQAAIKSMFSGEIINASEGRPVLHTALRRPVGDKLSVNGVNVMPEVHKVLNQITELVGRIHDGLWRGYSEKPITDVVNIGIGGSFLGPELVSEALLPYAQRGVRCHYLANIDGSEFHELSANLRAETTLFIVSSKSFNTLETLKNAMAARTWYLAQGGSEAELYRHFIAVSSNKAAAVAFGIREENIFPMWDWVGGRYSLWSAIGLPIALAIGTANFKELLSGAYTMDQHFQTAPFDKNMPVLLALLGVWYGNFWGAKSHAILPYDHYLRNITKHLQQLDMESNGKSVLQDGTPVKTDTGPVIWGGVGCNGQHAYHQLLHQGSQMIPADFIVPVVSFNPVADHHQWLYANCLSQSQALMLGKTRSEAEAELRAKGLNEADIAKLAPHKVIPGNRPSNTLVVERISPRRLGALVAMYEHKVFVQSVIWGINAFDQWGVELGKELGKGVYQRLVGSIEEGAEDGSTQGLINYFRGRHRG, encoded by the coding sequence ATGGCGTATTACCGTACACCCCACGATGTTACGGCCCTGCCAGCCTGGCAGGCACTCCAGCAACACCGCGACGCCATGCAGGGCTTCAGCATGCGCGAAGCCTTCGCCGCCGACGAAACGCGTTTCGACCAGTTCTCGCTGAGCAGCTGCGGGCTGTTCCTGGACTACTCGAAGAACCTGATCACCGAGCAGACCCGTGATCTGCTGGTGAATCTGGCCAACGAGGTTGACCTGCAGGCAGCGATCAAGTCGATGTTCAGCGGCGAGATCATCAACGCGTCAGAAGGCCGCCCGGTGCTGCACACCGCCCTGCGCCGCCCGGTGGGCGACAAGCTCAGCGTCAACGGCGTCAACGTGATGCCCGAAGTGCACAAGGTGCTCAACCAGATCACCGAGCTGGTAGGCCGCATCCACGACGGCCTGTGGCGCGGCTACAGCGAAAAGCCGATCACCGACGTGGTCAACATCGGCATCGGCGGCTCGTTCCTCGGCCCCGAGCTGGTGTCCGAAGCCCTGCTGCCCTATGCCCAGCGCGGTGTGCGTTGCCATTACCTGGCCAATATCGACGGCAGCGAATTCCATGAGCTGTCGGCCAACCTGCGTGCCGAAACCACCCTGTTCATCGTCTCGTCGAAATCGTTCAACACCCTCGAGACCCTGAAGAACGCCATGGCCGCGCGTACCTGGTACCTGGCCCAGGGCGGCTCGGAAGCCGAGCTGTACCGCCACTTCATCGCCGTTTCCAGCAACAAGGCCGCCGCCGTGGCCTTCGGCATCCGCGAAGAGAACATCTTCCCGATGTGGGACTGGGTCGGCGGGCGCTACTCGCTGTGGTCGGCCATCGGCCTGCCGATCGCCCTGGCCATCGGCACCGCCAACTTCAAGGAGCTGCTGTCCGGTGCCTACACTATGGACCAGCATTTCCAGACCGCGCCGTTCGACAAGAACATGCCGGTACTGCTGGCCCTGCTCGGGGTCTGGTATGGCAACTTCTGGGGCGCCAAGAGCCACGCGATCCTGCCGTACGACCACTACCTGCGCAACATCACCAAGCACTTGCAGCAGTTGGACATGGAGTCCAACGGCAAGAGCGTGCTGCAGGATGGCACCCCGGTCAAAACCGATACCGGCCCGGTGATCTGGGGTGGCGTCGGCTGTAACGGCCAGCATGCCTACCACCAACTGCTGCACCAGGGCTCGCAGATGATCCCGGCCGACTTCATCGTGCCGGTGGTCAGCTTCAACCCGGTGGCCGACCATCACCAGTGGCTGTATGCCAACTGCCTGTCGCAGAGCCAGGCACTGATGCTCGGCAAGACCCGTAGCGAAGCCGAGGCCGAGCTGCGTGCCAAGGGCCTGAACGAGGCAGACATCGCCAAGCTCGCCCCGCACAAGGTGATCCCGGGCAATCGCCCGAGCAACACCCTGGTGGTCGAGCGCATCAGCCCACGCCGTCTGGGCGCACTGGTAGCGATGTACGAGCACAAGGTATTCGTGCAGAGCGTGATCTGGGGTATCAACGCCTTCGACCAGTGGGGCGTGGAGCTGGGCAAGGAGCTCGGCAAGGGCGTTTACCAGCGCCTGGTCGGCAGCATCGAAGAAGGTGCCGAGGACGGCTCGACCCAAGGCCTGATCAACTACTTCCGCGGACGCCACCGCGGTTGA
- the panB gene encoding 3-methyl-2-oxobutanoate hydroxymethyltransferase: protein MPEVTLTTLHGLKAKGEKITMLTCYDATFARAASQAGVEVLLVGDSLGMVLQGHDSTLPVTTADMAYHTACVKRGNDGALILTDLPFMAHATPEQAFANSATLMQAGAHMVKIEGAAWLAETIRLLAERGVPVCAHMGLTPQTVNVLGGYKVQGRNEAQARQMRADAIALEQAGAAMLLLECVPSELAKEITHAVSIPVIGIGAGSATDGQVLVLHDMLGLSLSGRVPKFVKNFMAGQPDIASALGAYVKAVKDVSFPGDEHGFSA, encoded by the coding sequence ATGCCTGAAGTAACGCTGACCACCCTGCATGGCCTCAAGGCCAAAGGGGAAAAGATCACCATGCTGACCTGCTACGACGCGACCTTCGCCCGGGCTGCCAGCCAGGCCGGCGTCGAGGTGCTGCTGGTGGGCGATTCCCTGGGGATGGTCCTGCAGGGCCACGACAGCACCCTGCCGGTAACCACCGCCGACATGGCCTACCATACCGCCTGCGTGAAGCGTGGTAACGATGGCGCGCTGATCCTCACCGACCTGCCGTTCATGGCCCATGCCACGCCCGAACAGGCCTTCGCCAACAGCGCCACCCTGATGCAGGCCGGTGCGCACATGGTCAAGATCGAAGGCGCCGCCTGGCTGGCCGAGACCATCCGCCTGCTCGCCGAGCGCGGCGTGCCAGTGTGTGCGCACATGGGCCTGACCCCGCAAACCGTCAATGTGCTGGGCGGCTACAAGGTCCAGGGTCGTAACGAAGCCCAGGCACGGCAGATGCGTGCCGATGCCATCGCCCTGGAGCAAGCCGGCGCCGCCATGCTGCTGCTCGAGTGCGTACCCAGCGAGCTGGCCAAGGAAATCACCCACGCCGTGAGCATTCCGGTGATCGGGATCGGCGCCGGTAGCGCCACCGACGGCCAGGTGCTGGTGCTGCACGACATGCTCGGGCTGTCGTTGAGCGGCCGCGTGCCCAAGTTCGTCAAGAACTTCATGGCCGGCCAGCCGGACATCGCCAGCGCCCTTGGCGCTTACGTCAAGGCGGTCAAGGACGTCAGCTTCCCCGGCGACGAACACGGGTTCAGCGCATGA
- the panC gene encoding pantoate--beta-alanine ligase: MNTVKTVRELRAAVALARSEGKRIGFVPTMGNLHSGHAALVTKAAQRADFVVASIFVNPLQFGANEDLDTYPRTLAADQQRLLDAGCNLLFAPTVDEMYPDGMTVQTRVSVPQLSDGLCGASRPGHFEGVATVVSKLFNMVQPDLAVFGEKDFQQLAVIRAMVRDLNMPIQIIGEPTVRAEDGLALSSRNGYLTTDQRATAPVVYRTLKQLGEAIGAGQVDFPTLVEQGKQQLLAAGLRPDYLEVRHAVTLRPATFGDRDLVILVAAYLGNTRLIDNLYLHLDEQTA, translated from the coding sequence ATGAATACAGTCAAGACCGTGCGTGAGCTGCGCGCTGCCGTGGCGCTCGCGCGCAGCGAAGGCAAGCGCATCGGCTTCGTGCCGACCATGGGCAACCTGCACAGCGGCCATGCCGCACTGGTGACCAAGGCGGCGCAACGCGCCGACTTCGTGGTCGCCAGCATCTTCGTCAATCCGCTGCAGTTCGGCGCCAACGAAGACCTCGACACCTATCCGCGGACCCTCGCCGCCGACCAGCAGCGCCTGCTCGATGCCGGCTGCAACCTGCTGTTCGCCCCCACCGTCGACGAGATGTACCCCGACGGCATGACCGTACAGACCCGGGTCAGCGTGCCACAACTGTCCGACGGCCTGTGCGGCGCCAGCCGGCCCGGGCACTTCGAAGGCGTGGCGACCGTGGTCAGCAAGTTGTTCAACATGGTCCAGCCGGACCTCGCGGTATTCGGTGAAAAGGACTTTCAGCAGTTGGCGGTGATCCGCGCCATGGTGCGCGACCTGAACATGCCGATCCAGATCATCGGCGAGCCGACCGTGCGCGCCGAGGACGGCCTGGCGCTGTCGTCGCGCAACGGCTACCTGACGACCGACCAGCGCGCCACCGCCCCGGTGGTCTACCGCACGCTCAAGCAACTGGGCGAGGCGATCGGCGCCGGCCAGGTCGACTTCCCGACATTGGTCGAACAGGGCAAGCAGCAACTGCTGGCTGCGGGCCTGCGTCCGGACTACCTGGAAGTTCGCCACGCCGTGACCCTGCGCCCGGCGACCTTCGGCGACCGCGACCTGGTGATCCTGGTGGCGGCGTACCTGGGTAACACCCGCTTGATCGACAATTTGTATCTGCACTTGGACGAACAGACCGCGTGA